GGCGGGGGCCATCATGGCGCAGGAGCCGAGGGTCAGGGCCAGGGCAGAGCCGAGCAGCAGTCTGGTGACGTTCATGGGGGAACCTCCGGGGATGAGGGAGAATGGATTGGCGTACGGTTCGCAGTGTGCGCGTGCCGGGCGTGCCCAGAGTGTCGGCCGGGACTCTTTGTGACGGTCCGCTCAACACCACCCCAAGAGGTGATGACCGTCTATACTCGGTTCAATTCCGTTCTGTTCCGTCCTGCCAGTCGGGCACGTCCGGCCCGTCACCCACTTCCCGAGGTGCTCATGTCCGATCCCAGCCTGCCGGCCCCTGACCTTCACGCCCTGTTCGCCGCGCAGCAGGCCTGGCGTTGGCAGGCGGCGCAGACCACTGCCCCTCAACGGCAGGCAATCCTGCGCCGCCTGCACGACGCCGTCCGCGCGCACCGGGTTCCCCTGGCCGACGCCCTGAAGGCCGACCTGGGCAAGAGCCGCGCCGAGTCCGAGATCGCCGAACTGCACCCGGTCCTGGAGGAAATCCAGCATGCCATCCGCCGCCTGCCGCGCTGGATGGCCCCCCGGCGCGTGGACACGCCCGCCGTGCTGTTCGGGGCGCGCAGCGAGGTGCAGATGCAGGCGCGCGGCGTGACGCTGATCCTGAGCCCCTGGAATTACCCCGTGAACCTCGCGCTGGTGCCGCTGGTCGCCAGTCTGGCCGCCGGGAACACCGTGATCCTCAAACCCAGCGAGAAGGCCCCGAACGTCGCCCGCGCGCTGCGCGACCTGCTGCACAGCGTGTTCGAACCGCGGCTGGTGGCGGTCGTGGAGGGGGACGGCGAGGTGGCCCGCGCCCTGACGGAACTGCCGTTCGGGCACATCTTCTTCACCGGGAGCGGCGCGGTCGGGCGTCACGTCATGCGGGCCGCCGCGAACAACCTGACGGGCGTGACCCTGGAACTGGGCGGCAAGAGCCCCGCCCTGATCGACACCAGCGCCGACCTGGACGTGACCGCCGAGCGGCTGGCGTGGGGGAAACTGCTGAACGCCGGGCAGACCTGCGTCGCGCCGGATTACGTGCTGGTGCCCACCCACCTGGAGGGACCGCTGCTGCGCCGCATGGAGGCCGTCATTGCGCGGCGCTTCGGGACCGGCGCGTGGCTGCGGGCCGGGCCGGATTACGGCCGTCTGGTGGACAGCGCCGGCGTGGATCGACTGGAACGCCTGACGCGCGCCAGCGTCGCGCAGGGCGCGCGGGTGGTCCTGGGCGGCGAGTTCGACGCGCCGGGTCGCTTCGTCTCCCCCACCCTGGTGAGCGGCGTGACGCCCGACATGCCGCTGATGCAGGAGGAACTGTTCGGGCCGGTCCTGCCCATCCTGACGTACGACGCGCCCGAGGAGGCCCTGAACCTGATCCGCCGCCTGGACCCGCCGCTGGCCCTGTACCTGTTCGCCACCGACGAGGACATGGTCCGGCGCGTACAGCGCGAGACGACCAGCGGCGGCATGGTCGTGAACGGCGCGGTCGTGCACCTGATCAACCCCAACCTGCCGTTCGGCGGCGTGGGCCCCAGCGGGATGGGGAACTACCACGGCGAGCATGGGTTCCGGACCTTCAGTCATGAGCGGGCCGTGCTGCGTGAACCCACGCCCAGCCCTGTGCGGTTCCTGTACCCCCCGTACGGCCGCCCGGTGCCGCGGCTGGTCGCGTGGACACTGCGGCAACTGGAACGGCAGACCGGCCCGCGCGAGTGACCGGCCCGCGCACGCTCCCGCTGACCGGGGCGGTCACGGCGGGTGGCCGTTCCAGCCGTTTCGGCAGCGACAAGGCCCTGGCGGTCCTGGACGGGCAGACCCTGCTGGAGCGTGCCTGCGCCAGCCTTCAGGGGTGCCGGGTCCGGCTGCTGATCGCCCCGCCCGGCCGTTACGTCCCGCCCACCCCGGACTGGCAGACGCACGCCGACCTGCGCCCCGGCGAGGGGCCCCTGGCCGGCCTGGAAAGCGCCCTGACGCACGCCCCGCCCGGCTGGGTGGCGTTCACCGGGGTGGACCTGCCCTGGCTGACCCCCGGGTACTGGCGTACCCTGAGTGCCGCCATCACGCCCGGCCACCTGAGCGTGCAGGCCACCGACGGGCAGGGCCGCCCGCAGCCGCTGGCTGCGCTGTACCACACCGACCTGCTGCCCCACGTGAGCGCCCTGCTGGACAGCGGTGAGCGCCGCCTGAGGCTGGCCGCGCCGCCCGGACGGACCCGGCTGGTGGGCGGCTTCGAGGCCCGGACATTCCTGAACATCAACACGCCGCAGGAGTTGACGGTTGACGGTTGAAAGTCGGTGGTCGGGGGGGGCGCGCCCTGTTTCCATCAACCATCACCCTTCCACCATCGACGCTCCTGCCCTCAGCCGTACTGCGCCTTGTGGGCTTTTTTCAGCGAGGCGTACTGTTCGTTCGCCTCGGCCTCATCCCATTTCGCCTTGAAGATGCGGGC
This genomic interval from Deinococcus depolymerans contains the following:
- a CDS encoding aldehyde dehydrogenase family protein; this encodes MSDPSLPAPDLHALFAAQQAWRWQAAQTTAPQRQAILRRLHDAVRAHRVPLADALKADLGKSRAESEIAELHPVLEEIQHAIRRLPRWMAPRRVDTPAVLFGARSEVQMQARGVTLILSPWNYPVNLALVPLVASLAAGNTVILKPSEKAPNVARALRDLLHSVFEPRLVAVVEGDGEVARALTELPFGHIFFTGSGAVGRHVMRAAANNLTGVTLELGGKSPALIDTSADLDVTAERLAWGKLLNAGQTCVAPDYVLVPTHLEGPLLRRMEAVIARRFGTGAWLRAGPDYGRLVDSAGVDRLERLTRASVAQGARVVLGGEFDAPGRFVSPTLVSGVTPDMPLMQEELFGPVLPILTYDAPEEALNLIRRLDPPLALYLFATDEDMVRRVQRETTSGGMVVNGAVVHLINPNLPFGGVGPSGMGNYHGEHGFRTFSHERAVLREPTPSPVRFLYPPYGRPVPRLVAWTLRQLERQTGPRE
- the mobA gene encoding molybdenum cofactor guanylyltransferase: MTGPRTLPLTGAVTAGGRSSRFGSDKALAVLDGQTLLERACASLQGCRVRLLIAPPGRYVPPTPDWQTHADLRPGEGPLAGLESALTHAPPGWVAFTGVDLPWLTPGYWRTLSAAITPGHLSVQATDGQGRPQPLAALYHTDLLPHVSALLDSGERRLRLAAPPGRTRLVGGFEARTFLNINTPQELTVDG